The Pontibacter pudoricolor genome contains a region encoding:
- a CDS encoding cyanophycinase, with translation MKTPKGKIVAIGGNEDKGNLPLQVKANEFRQQHQFDHGILKRIHDELHGLGTRIEVVTTATLAPAVAGKVYTNAFFLLGCNNVGVLPIQSPEDANRPDYLERLMHTDAVMFTGGDQQRITAAFQGSEALNIIKTRYMLEDKFLISGTSAGAMALSGVMINGYVEATPLLKGMVELTSGLDILDKIIIDTHFVNRRRIPRMIEAIASNPSHIGIGLGEDTGILITGNDFIETIGSGLVIVIDGRKLVENNYQTIDTGEALCVENLIMHVLPRGRSFHITSGKFV, from the coding sequence ATGAAAACTCCGAAAGGTAAAATTGTAGCCATTGGCGGTAACGAAGATAAAGGAAACTTACCATTGCAAGTAAAAGCAAATGAGTTCCGGCAGCAACACCAGTTTGACCATGGTATTCTGAAACGGATACACGATGAACTACATGGCCTTGGCACGCGCATAGAAGTAGTAACTACTGCAACTTTAGCACCTGCAGTTGCAGGCAAGGTTTATACAAATGCTTTCTTTCTTCTAGGCTGCAATAACGTCGGTGTTTTACCAATACAAAGCCCCGAAGATGCCAACCGGCCCGATTACCTGGAGCGCCTGATGCACACGGATGCAGTCATGTTTACGGGCGGCGACCAGCAGCGCATTACAGCTGCGTTTCAGGGTTCGGAAGCGCTGAACATAATCAAAACCCGTTATATGCTCGAAGATAAATTCCTGATATCAGGTACCAGCGCCGGTGCCATGGCTTTATCGGGAGTAATGATAAACGGATATGTGGAAGCTACTCCACTACTAAAAGGCATGGTGGAGCTCACCTCCGGACTGGATATACTGGATAAAATCATCATTGATACCCACTTTGTAAACCGCCGTCGTATACCCCGCATGATAGAGGCAATCGCCAGCAACCCTTCCCATATCGGTATTGGGCTGGGCGAAGACACCGGAATCCTGATAACGGGAAACGACTTTATAGAAACCATTGGCTCCGGTCTTGTTATAGTTATTGACGGGCGAAAACTGGTAGAGAACAACTATCAAACCATAGATACTGGCGAGGCGCTTTGTGTTGAGAATCTGATCATGCACGTGCTGCCCAGGGGCAGATCATTCCATATTACATCCGGTAAATTTGTATAG
- a CDS encoding DUF72 domain-containing protein, with product MKQIPNLHIGTSGWSYRWMEVLYPPELKSADRLAYYATHFNCTEINSSFYHFTMAKTVEKWLATTPSYFKFAPKLNQEITHKRKFTDTEAPLDKFMASYSLMGDRLGPVLVQIAGSFRFDRPTAENFYRLLRDKYPDQPFALEARHVSWFTDESLELLRDYEITTVIASAGKRFPGTEVTTTNIAYLRLHGDEKMYSSAYSDEKLERYAYMVKDWLEADKQVWVFFNNTILGNAVLDARKLYDLIKNL from the coding sequence ATGAAGCAGATACCAAATTTACATATAGGCACATCCGGCTGGAGCTACCGCTGGATGGAAGTGCTTTACCCACCCGAACTGAAATCGGCAGACAGGCTTGCTTATTATGCCACCCACTTTAACTGTACCGAAATAAACAGCAGTTTTTACCACTTTACCATGGCCAAAACCGTGGAGAAATGGCTGGCTACCACACCCTCGTACTTTAAATTCGCACCAAAGCTAAACCAGGAAATAACCCACAAGCGCAAGTTTACAGATACCGAAGCGCCGCTGGATAAATTTATGGCCAGCTATAGTTTGATGGGTGATCGGCTGGGGCCGGTGCTGGTGCAGATCGCCGGCAGTTTCCGGTTCGACAGGCCTACAGCAGAGAATTTTTACAGGTTGCTCCGCGATAAATACCCTGACCAGCCTTTTGCCCTCGAAGCCCGCCATGTGTCGTGGTTTACCGATGAGTCGTTGGAGTTGCTGCGAGATTATGAGATTACCACCGTTATTGCCAGCGCCGGCAAGCGCTTCCCGGGCACCGAAGTAACAACCACCAATATTGCCTACCTGCGCCTGCACGGCGACGAAAAAATGTATTCCTCTGCTTACTCCGACGAAAAACTGGAACGCTACGCATACATGGTGAAAGACTGGCTGGAGGCTGATAAACAGGTCTGGGTATTCTTTAACAATACTATTTTAGGAAACGCCGTGCTAGATGCCCGTAAACTATACGACTTGATCAAAAATCTATAG